The Salvia miltiorrhiza cultivar Shanhuang (shh) chromosome 2, IMPLAD_Smil_shh, whole genome shotgun sequence DNA window TCTGTATAACATAGATTCCCCAAAATAcaaattgtgtgtgtgtgtgtgagagagagacaTGTAATCCTGAGCCTTTTCTTAATGATGATATACCTGTACATTCACCCTGAAAATGCTAGATCCAGACTGTTAACAAAAGAAGTCATCCCCATTTGGGTGTCCCCAAAGGagccataataataataataataattaaaagctTAAAACGGAGCTTTTGACATTATACAAAGTTTGCAAGAAacttattaattaaaatgaaattttttggCACTAAAAATCTGCCAAACCCCAAAAGCAGCAGCAGATGCTGCTTTTCCCCTACAGTGACAAGAgaagcagagcagagcaaagcATTTACAGTTCACAGCTCACCTACCCCTTCACCGATTCAGGATTCACTTGTCCACCACCTCCACCCCCGGAACTAAAGCCGGACCCCGCGGTGGGCATCGACCGTTGCGCCAAATTCAGCAACAGTTTCTTCTGACTCTCGTTCGTGTGAGGGATGCTAGCGCGTAGAACCTCCACCGGCATCTCCCCGCTTACAGCTCTTGCAGCCTCCGAGCCCATCTCCTCCTTGTGTTGAGACATTAGGGACTGCACTATACTTTCGTACTTGCTGACGCAGTATTTCGTCAGGAGGCCGAAGAAGGCATCGAACGACGCCTGCCAGAGGGCGCGGTTGGGCGTGCTCAAGTTGCTGGCAGGCAAAGGAATAGGATCTCTCAGTAAATGAGTAGCTCTTTCTAGAACAGACTTCAGGATGACCGAGGCACCATCTCCGGCAGGACTGCCGATTGGTCGGAGAGGAGGCTGCTCCGAGGAACAAACAACCGCAGCAAGACAAGCACTAAGGGAATTAAGATCCATACCACCAATGCAGATGGAGACTGTCTCAGCGAGATCATTAATGGTGTCAGCCGCTTTTGCATCAGCTGGTAGCCCCCCGAACAGAAATCTCAGATGGCAGAAGATAGCCATGCAGGCTATTCGAGCAAGTTCGCTACCGGGTAAAAGAAGCTGAAGAAACCTTGAAATGAGTTTCCGGCCCTTGCAAACAGAAACTATCCTCAGGAACACAATATCATCCTTGGGAGACAGGCCGACTGAATTCCCACTTTTACCAAGTGGGTCGGCTAGCTGCAGAGAGGCGGCTAATCCTTCTAAAAGGGTATGGCGCTTTCGCCTTAACTGGTTTCCACCATCCTGAGGTTGAGTAGCCTGTAAAAGACGATCAATGTCATCCACCTCCAGAAGAAGACAAAACCCATCCTCAATTGTCACCCTTGCTGCAAGCATCGGTTCCTGCTCCAGTGGCTTCTCAAATATTTTCGGCTCGGAGCCACTATCTCCACAGGCCGAAGGAGGGGGGTCAAGTTCAAGAAGTGGGCAAGGCCTGCgaattgaagaaaaagaaaCCCTTCCAAGAGCATCAACCTGAAGATGTGGTTCTGATTCAGTACTACTACGGGACCGAGAAGACTGTTCCCGAGGGAGGGATGGGCAGAAACGGTACTTTGACCTCATTTCAGCAGATTTCTTTGCAAGGCGAGCTTGGTGGTAGTAATCATCTACATAAGGGTCATTGCCATGCGCATGCTGCATTTTGAGTATGCTCTCTATTTCATCAGCAGTCATGTGCTTAGATTTGATTTGTGGAAAATTACTATCACTCCGATGGATACTAGCATCAGACCCTTGATTAGAGAACCTTACAGAATGTTTACCTTTCTGTGATGATTTAGATTTTGACTTGCTCTTCTGAGTCAATCTATATTTGCACCAATCTGATGAAGAAGGA harbors:
- the LOC131012714 gene encoding protein PAT1 homolog 2-like isoform X1, producing MERSDGKDFNDFTDFSSSSASGSAMFDASQYAFFGKEAMDEVELGGLEDDEEVVRSIGGGFCGEEELNEYHLFQKDEGSGVGSLSDIDDLATTFAKLNKVVSGPRHPGVIGDRGSGSFSRESSSATEWTRDTDFPEWFDHHMSDSECYEENKRWSSQPHLSSMFLSESKPLYRTSSYPQQQPQLLHASSEPILPPKSSFTSFPPPGSQKTSFNLSSLSSGPQSPFSAQNNSLLSNSTLNWSSLPVGFQYNANMNLMSPNISHNNHLQNHWISHAGVLHGDHSILLDNILQHQYHNGLLPPQLLSPQQPRRHLSFQPSLAQLSALQSQMFNSVPSSSDWCKYRLTQKSKSKSKSSQKGKHSVRFSNQGSDASIHRSDSNFPQIKSKHMTADEIESILKMQHAHGNDPYVDDYYHQARLAKKSAEMRSKYRFCPSLPREQSSRSRSSTESEPHLQVDALGRVSFSSIRRPCPLLELDPPPSACGDSGSEPKIFEKPLEQEPMLAARVTIEDGFCLLLEVDDIDRLLQATQPQDGGNQLRRKRHTLLEGLAASLQLADPLGKSGNSVGLSPKDDIVFLRIVSVCKGRKLISRFLQLLLPGSELARIACMAIFCHLRFLFGGLPADAKAADTINDLAETVSICIGGMDLNSLSACLAAVVCSSEQPPLRPIGSPAGDGASVILKSVLERATHLLRDPIPLPASNLSTPNRALWQASFDAFFGLLTKYCVSKYESIVQSLMSQHKEEMGSEAARAVSGEMPVEVLRASIPHTNESQKKLLLNLAQRSMPTAGSGFSSGGGGGGQVNPESVKG
- the LOC131012714 gene encoding protein PAT1 homolog 2-like isoform X2, which produces MSDSECYEENKRWSSQPHLSSMFLSESKPLYRTSSYPQQQPQLLHASSEPILPPKSSFTSFPPPGSQKTSFNLSSLSSGPQSPFSAQNNSLLSNSTLNWSSLPVGFQYNANMNLMSPNISHNNHLQNHWISHAGVLHGDHSILLDNILQHQYHNGLLPPQLLSPQQPRRHLSFQPSLAQLSALQSQMFNSVPSSSDWCKYRLTQKSKSKSKSSQKGKHSVRFSNQGSDASIHRSDSNFPQIKSKHMTADEIESILKMQHAHGNDPYVDDYYHQARLAKKSAEMRSKYRFCPSLPREQSSRSRSSTESEPHLQVDALGRVSFSSIRRPCPLLELDPPPSACGDSGSEPKIFEKPLEQEPMLAARVTIEDGFCLLLEVDDIDRLLQATQPQDGGNQLRRKRHTLLEGLAASLQLADPLGKSGNSVGLSPKDDIVFLRIVSVCKGRKLISRFLQLLLPGSELARIACMAIFCHLRFLFGGLPADAKAADTINDLAETVSICIGGMDLNSLSACLAAVVCSSEQPPLRPIGSPAGDGASVILKSVLERATHLLRDPIPLPASNLSTPNRALWQASFDAFFGLLTKYCVSKYESIVQSLMSQHKEEMGSEAARAVSGEMPVEVLRASIPHTNESQKKLLLNLAQRSMPTAGSGFSSGGGGGGQVNPESVKG